One Purpureocillium takamizusanense chromosome 1, complete sequence genomic window carries:
- a CDS encoding uncharacterized protein (COG:M~EggNog:ENOG503NW1Y), translating into MSDPGAAFPAPVPELAPTSSATTPAPSPLRSALKGDDDATRTPPGSCTLKAVQIAEPVSEPQLDDEPACLKQFRAGPTRRLSGKAAPSSSSKSSLNEGSPAVHAADEVAHSTQNHHHHHANSQYYSEKLLAQVGEWLEREKTKAARKLRPRRHKSKSPPTAERASASQPLPARERADSIDSQSSDVSLDKLENILEDSMLRLGLSSLPKYTPKVSRPRRRATSRASLQRAASSDTDYVDGDAIVPDCDVWLDNSKTLSYTGGAASTDDLAEKADKERECWLSFKNEIIRIAHTLRLKGWRRVPLGGGDTITVERLSGALTNAVYVVTPPADMPDLDGKKGPPKVLLRVYGPQVEHLIDRENELKVLQRLARKKIGPRLLGTFKNGRFEQFFNAITLQRMDLRDPETSKQIAKRMRELHDGIDLLPTEREIGSTTLKSWDQWQDNVTKIITFLDRQFENQTGSERMDSVVHAWKANGYVCGTPWPFFRDTVMKYRAHLKAAYKDEKTIKDRLVFAHNDTQYGNILRIRPDDEKSPLLQAANKHKQLIVIDFEYAGANTPGLEFANHFTEWTYNYHDAATSHACNQVMYPTVDEQKRFIKSYVDHRPQFPNASLTPRIRPADSTSSAPAATSTVGTPPLVPTASSSSIIDFMLDARAPPGGWSAAERECEEQTERKVKELLEETRLWRPANSAFWIAWGIVQADVPGLDANNDPVSAEEALAAEESIAADEFDYLSYAQDRALFFWGDVVQMGLVREDELPGTLRARLKLVPR; encoded by the exons ATGTCTGACCCCGGTGCTGCTTTCCCCGCGCCCGTACCCGAGCTCGCGCCTACGTCCTCGGCAACGACACCTGCGCCCTCGCCACTTCGCTCGGCCCTCAaaggtgacgacgatgccaccAGGACGCCGCCTGGAAGCTGTACCCTCAAAG CTGTCCAGATTGCCGAACCTGTCTCTGAAccgcagctcgacgatgaGCCCGCGTGTCTCAAACAATTTCGCGCCGGCCCGACACGCAGATTGAGTGGCAAGGCTGccccatcctcgtcctcgaagtCTTCCCTCAACGAAGGCTCTCCAGCGGTgcatgccgccgacgaagtCGCCCACTCCACCcagaaccaccaccaccaccatgccaACAGCCAGTATTATAGTGAAAAGCTTTTGGCCCAGGTCGGCGAATGGCTGGAGCGTGAGAAGACCAAGGCGGCCCGCAAGCTGAGGCCTCGCCGGCACAAATCCAAGTCGCCTCCGACTGCCGAGCGGGCCTCTGCGTCTCAGCCCCTGCCTGCgcgcgagcgggcggacTCAATCGACTCTCAGTCTAGCGACGTCTCGCTGGATAAGTTGGAGAATATTCTGGAGGACTCGATGCTGCGTCTCGGCTTGAGCTCCCTGCCCAAATACACCCCCAAGGTATCCCGCCCCAGGCGCCGTGCAACGTCTCGAGCCTCGCTGCAGCGCGCTGCCTCTTCCGACACCGACTATGTTGATGGCGACGCAATTGTGCCAGATTGCGACGTCTGGCTCGACAACTCCAAAACTCTGAGCTACACGGGCGGGGCCGCCAGTACCGATGACCTGGCCGAGAAGGCAGACAAGGAGCGCGAATGCTGGCTGAGCTTCAAGAATGAGATCATCCGCATCGCCCACACCCTGAGGCTCAAGGGCTGGAGGCGAGTGCCTctgggtggcggcgacaccaTCACGGTCGAGCGCCTGAGCGGCGCCTTGACCAATGCCGTGTACGTGGTCACCCCGCCGGCCGATATGCCAgacctcgacggcaagaagggcCCGCCCAAGGTTCTTCTCCGCGTCTACGGACCCCAGGTAGAGCATCTCATCGACCGTGAGAATGAGCTCAAGGTTTTGCAGCGGCTGGCTCGTAAGAAGATTGGCCCGCGTCTCCTCGGGACCTTCAAGAACGGCCGCTTCGAGCAATTCTTCAACGCCATTACCCTCCAGCGCATGGACTTGCGCGACCCGGAAACCTCGAAACAGATTGCCAAGCGAATGCGAGAGCTGCACGATGGCATCGACCTTCTTCCCACCGAGCGCGAGATTGGCTCCACTACGTTGAAGAGCTGGGATCAGTGGCAGGACAACGTCACCAAGATCATCACCTTCCTCGATCGTCAGTTTGAAAATCAAACCGGCTCAGAGCGTATGGACTCTGTCGTTCACGCCTGGAAAGCCAATGGCTACGTCTGCGGCACGCCATGGCCGTTTTTCAGGGATACCGTGATGAAGTATCGGGCTCACCTGAAGGCTGCGTACAAGGATGAGAAGACTATCAAAGATCGCCTAGTCTTCGCCCACAATGAT ACCCAATACGGAAACATCCTTCGCATTCGCCCTGATGACGAGAAATCGCCCCTGTTGCAGGCCGCCAACAAGCACAAGCAactcatcgtcatcgactTTGAATACGCAGGTGCCAATACCCCCGGCCTCGAGTTCGCCAACCATTTCACCGAGTGGACGTACAACTACCATGATGCGGCCACGTCACATGCGTGCAATCAGGTCATGTACCCGACGGTGGATGAGCAGAAGCGCTTCATCAAATCCTACGTCGATCACCGTCCGCAATTCCCCAACGCCAGCCTGACGCCTCGAATTCGCCCCGCCGACAgcacgagctcggcgccggcagcgacgagcacCGTCGGCACGCCCCCTCTCGTTcccacggcgtcgtcgagctccatcATCGACTTCATGCTCGATGCCCGCGCCCCTCCGGGAGGCTGGAGTGCGGCCGAGCGCGAGTGCGAGGAGCAAACGGAGAGGAAGGTCAAGGAACTCTTGGAGGAGACGCGACTCTGGCGGCCCGCTAACAGCGCGTTCTGGATCGCGTGGGGCATCGTCCAGGCCGACGTCCCGGGACTCGACGCCAACAACGATCCCGTAtccgccgaggaggcgctcgcggccgaggaaTCCATCGCCGCAGACGAGTTTGACTACTTGAGCTACGCGCAGGATCGCGCCCTCTTCTTCTGGGGCGACGTGGTGCAGATGGGACTCGTCAGGGAGGACGAGCTACCAGGGACCTTGCGCGCTCGGCTCAAGCTGGTGCCGCGATGA
- a CDS encoding uncharacterized protein (COG:S~EggNog:ENOG503NUPP), translated as MVLRKHELEGKLGEESALIKSGVLRDENPLDQSPEFQDFLLACRHGDLRKCQELIGLGVNINGKDKFDYTPLIIASLCGHYELVQLLLESGALAERNTFQGERCIYNALNDRIRNLLLQYDFSKTSDPYVYWSTHISSLFTRTNPHTSDITLVAGSRAFNLHKFLLASRTPYFRRRLEAQPETATWNLAPTIPVEALQIALRYVYLGDLPRDIVPSGSPISEEEVAKGLDKVSKQLEVEQLWEAIMAGGDRRLARQRFQDEEERALRQIRDFFRRHVLGGKMVVDTERVDDIKWEYDNAAFADVLLRADEQDEGVDDGAAQSAPTLNGQGIPIGTESGGKKPRKSALYPVHKAMLIRSEYFDKMFSGDFVESRRSEHLRVIKMDCSPAVLELVLTFLYTENTNCPLEHALDLLYAADMLFLDSLKSKAAVAISTLGSGTRNALVDRTHAHAHASANGNGNGNGNGDTDGPKATNTSGVSGPDTPTPSSSPAEMEPINIYDVIHAAWDLRVQRLEEFAARYLATRLEDYIDDPDFQELIRESASRIQRREETDTIELLDDIRYYLSERFRLRFEDTGLDEVMLGDDGEPLPASAAGEIDPAMAAALADRSAEMAAAATATATATTDTTTENMLDAEQKSAPDANGVAVVGPGKGQVGIPAAEHGDDAVRTLDGAMAEDEFASDAINYQILLGKIDAMLDRLKLDA; from the exons ATGGTGCTTCGCAAGCACGAGCTTGAGGGCAAGCTCGGGGAGGAGAGCGCACTGATCAAGAGTGgcgtgctgcgcgacgagaaCCCCCTCGACCAGAGCCCTGAATTCCAGGACTTCCTCCTCGcttgccgccatggcgacctACGCAAGTGCCAGGAGCTAATCGGTCTCGGCGTCAACATCAACGGCAAGGACAAGTTTGACTATACGCCCCTCATCATT GCGAGCTTGTGCGGCCATTACGAGCTTGTTCAATTGCTTCTAGAGTCTG GAGCCTTGGCCGAGAGGAATACGTTCCAGGGCGAGCGCTGCATATACAACGCCCTCAATGACAGGATACGAAACCTGTTGCTTCAATACGACTTCTCCAAAACGTCTGACCCTTACGTATACTGGTCAACACACATCTCTAGCCTGTTCACTCGGACTAACCCTCACACGTCGGACATCACCCTCGTGGCTGGCAGCCGGGCGTTCAACCTGCACAAGTTCCTTCTCGCGTCTCGCACGCCGTACTTCCGTCGCAGGCTCGAAGCTCAGCCCGAGACGGCGACATGGAACTTGGCGCCCACCATCCCCGTCGAGGCCCTTCAGATCGCACTGCGGTACGTCTATCTGGGCGACCTCCCGCGGGACATCGTCCCTTCTGGCAGCCCCATctccgaggaggaggttgccaagggcctcgacaaggtcagcaagcagctcgaggtgGAGCAGCTGTGggaggccatcatggccggcggcgatcgtaggctcgcgcgccagcggttccaggacgaggaggagcgggcgcTGCGCCAGATTCGCGACTTCTTCCGCCGGCATGTGCTCGGCGGGAAGATGGTGGTCGACACGGAACGCGTAGACGACATCAAATGGGAATATGACAACGCGGCGTTTGCGGACGTGCTGCTGAGAGCAGACGAGCAGGACGAAGGTGTTGACGACGGAGCCGCGcagtcggcgccgacgctcAACGGCCAGGGCATCCCGATTGGGACAGAATCAGGCGGCAAGAAGCCTCGTAAATCGGCCCTGTACCCTGTACACAAGGCCATGCTTATCCGCAGCGAGTACTTTGACAAGATGTTCTCGGGCGACTTTGTCGAGTCGCGGCGGTCGGAGCACCTCCGTGTGATCAAGATGGATTGCTCGCCCGCTGTGCTGGAGCTTGTTCTCACGTTCCTCTACACGGAGAACACAAACTGCCCGCTGGAGCACGCGCTCGACCTCCTCTACGCCGCCGATAtgctcttcctcgacagccTCAAGAGCAAGGCCGCAGTGGCCATCAGCACGCTGGGAAGCGGCACGCGCAACGCCCTCGTCGATCGCACccacgcgcacgcgcacgcgtccgccaacggcaacggaAACGGAAACGGAAACGGCGACACCGACGGGCCAAAGGCAACAAACACGAGTGGCGTCAGTGGACCCGACACGCCGaccccttcctcctctcccgcagAGATGGAGCCCATCAACATCTACGACGTCATCCATGCGGCGTGGGACTTGCGcgtgcagcgcctcgaggaatTCGCGGCGCGGTACCTCGCCACGCGCCTCGAGGACTACATCGACGACCCAGACTTTCAAGAGCTCATCCGCGAGAGCGCCTCGCGCATCCAGCGtcgcgaggagacggacacgatcgagctgctcgacgacatccgcTACTACCTCTCGGAGCGCTTCCGCCTGCGCTTCGAGGAcacgggcctcgacgaggtcatgctgggcgacgacggcgagccgctccccgcgtccgccgcgggcgagattgacccggccatggcggccgcgctggcggaccggagcgccgagatggccgctgcagccactgccaccgccaccgccaccaccgacacGACCACCGAAAACATGCTCGATGCCGAGCAGAAGTCAGCGCCAGACGCCAACGGGGTTGCCGTGGTCGGGCCAGGGAAGGGGCAAGTCGGAATCCCCGCCGCGGAACACGGAGACGACGCGGTGCGtacgctcgacggcgcgatGGCGGAGGACGAGTTTGCCTCGGACGCCATCAACTACCAGATCCTGCTGGGCAAGATTGACGCGATGCTGGACCGGCTCAAGCTCGATGCGTAG